The Anas platyrhynchos isolate ZD024472 breed Pekin duck chromosome Z, IASCAAS_PekinDuck_T2T, whole genome shotgun sequence genome includes a window with the following:
- the CLTA gene encoding clathrin light chain A isoform X1, protein MSSSEAEALGAQAAGNGNGTLLLDGAEEDPAAAFLAQQENEIAGIESDEGYGILESGEVPPALQAADGFAAGAVDGVINGDVYQESNGPTDCYAAISQVDRLQSEPESIRKWREEQKERLEQLDANSRKQEAEWKEKAIKELEEWYARQDEKLQKTKASNRVADEAFYKQPFADVIGYVTNINHPCYSLEQAAEEAFVNDAEDVFPGTEWERVAQLCDFNPKSSKQAKDVSRMRSVLISLKQAPLVR, encoded by the exons ATGTCGTCGTCGGAGGCGGAGGCGCTGGGCGCCCAGGCGGCCGGGAACGGCAACGGCACGCTGCTGCTGGACGGCGCCGAGGAGGACCCGGCCGCCGCCTTCCTGGCGCAGCAGGAGAACGAGATCGCGGGCATCGAGAGCGACGAGGGCTACGGCATCCTGGAGAGCGGCGAGGTGCCGCCCGCGCTGCAGGCCGCCGACGGGTTCGCAGCCG GTGCAGTTGATGGAGTGATTAATGGAGATGTCTATCAG GAGAGTAACGGTCCAACAGACTGCTATGCTGCCATATCACAAGTAGATCGACTGCAGTCAGAGCCAGAGAGCATTCGTAAGTGGAGAGAGGAGCAAAAGGAGCGCCTGGAGCAGCTTG ATGCTAACTCACGAAAGCAGGAAGCAGaatggaaagagaaagcaatAAAGGAGTTGGAGGAGTGGTATGCCAGGCAAGATGAAAAgctccagaaaacaaaagccagcAACAG GGTGGCAGATGAAGCTTTCTACAAACAACCCTTCGCTGATGTGATTGGTTATGT CACAAACATAAATCATCCTTGCTACAGCCTAGAACA GGCAGCTGAAGAAGCCTTTGTGAACGATGCAGAAGATGTATTTCCGGGCACTGAGTGGGAACGCGTGGCTCAGCTCTGTGACTTTAATCCCAAGTCTAGTAAGCAGGCTAAAGACGTGTCCCGCATGCGTTCAGTCCTCATCTCACTCAAGCAGGCTCCGCTGGTTCGCTGA
- the CLTA gene encoding clathrin light chain A isoform X3, which translates to MSSSEAEALGAQAAGNGNGTLLLDGAEEDPAAAFLAQQENEIAGIESDEGYGILESGEVPPALQAADGFAAGAVDGVINGDVYQESNGPTDCYAAISQVDRLQSEPESIRKWREEQKERLEQLDANSRKQEAEWKEKAIKELEEWYARQDEKLQKTKASNSTNINHPCYSLEQAAEEAFVNDAEDVFPGTEWERVAQLCDFNPKSSKQAKDVSRMRSVLISLKQAPLVR; encoded by the exons ATGTCGTCGTCGGAGGCGGAGGCGCTGGGCGCCCAGGCGGCCGGGAACGGCAACGGCACGCTGCTGCTGGACGGCGCCGAGGAGGACCCGGCCGCCGCCTTCCTGGCGCAGCAGGAGAACGAGATCGCGGGCATCGAGAGCGACGAGGGCTACGGCATCCTGGAGAGCGGCGAGGTGCCGCCCGCGCTGCAGGCCGCCGACGGGTTCGCAGCCG GTGCAGTTGATGGAGTGATTAATGGAGATGTCTATCAG GAGAGTAACGGTCCAACAGACTGCTATGCTGCCATATCACAAGTAGATCGACTGCAGTCAGAGCCAGAGAGCATTCGTAAGTGGAGAGAGGAGCAAAAGGAGCGCCTGGAGCAGCTTG ATGCTAACTCACGAAAGCAGGAAGCAGaatggaaagagaaagcaatAAAGGAGTTGGAGGAGTGGTATGCCAGGCAAGATGAAAAgctccagaaaacaaaagccagcAACAG CACAAACATAAATCATCCTTGCTACAGCCTAGAACA GGCAGCTGAAGAAGCCTTTGTGAACGATGCAGAAGATGTATTTCCGGGCACTGAGTGGGAACGCGTGGCTCAGCTCTGTGACTTTAATCCCAAGTCTAGTAAGCAGGCTAAAGACGTGTCCCGCATGCGTTCAGTCCTCATCTCACTCAAGCAGGCTCCGCTGGTTCGCTGA
- the CLTA gene encoding clathrin light chain A isoform X2, which produces MSSSEAEALGAQAAGNGNGTLLLDGAEEDPAAAFLAQQENEIAGIESDEGYGILESGEVPPALQAADGFAAGAVDGVINGDVYQESNGPTDCYAAISQVDRLQSEPESIRKWREEQKERLEQLDANSRKQEAEWKEKAIKELEEWYARQDEKLQKTKASNRVADEAFYKQPFADVIGYVAAEEAFVNDAEDVFPGTEWERVAQLCDFNPKSSKQAKDVSRMRSVLISLKQAPLVR; this is translated from the exons ATGTCGTCGTCGGAGGCGGAGGCGCTGGGCGCCCAGGCGGCCGGGAACGGCAACGGCACGCTGCTGCTGGACGGCGCCGAGGAGGACCCGGCCGCCGCCTTCCTGGCGCAGCAGGAGAACGAGATCGCGGGCATCGAGAGCGACGAGGGCTACGGCATCCTGGAGAGCGGCGAGGTGCCGCCCGCGCTGCAGGCCGCCGACGGGTTCGCAGCCG GTGCAGTTGATGGAGTGATTAATGGAGATGTCTATCAG GAGAGTAACGGTCCAACAGACTGCTATGCTGCCATATCACAAGTAGATCGACTGCAGTCAGAGCCAGAGAGCATTCGTAAGTGGAGAGAGGAGCAAAAGGAGCGCCTGGAGCAGCTTG ATGCTAACTCACGAAAGCAGGAAGCAGaatggaaagagaaagcaatAAAGGAGTTGGAGGAGTGGTATGCCAGGCAAGATGAAAAgctccagaaaacaaaagccagcAACAG GGTGGCAGATGAAGCTTTCTACAAACAACCCTTCGCTGATGTGATTGGTTATGT GGCAGCTGAAGAAGCCTTTGTGAACGATGCAGAAGATGTATTTCCGGGCACTGAGTGGGAACGCGTGGCTCAGCTCTGTGACTTTAATCCCAAGTCTAGTAAGCAGGCTAAAGACGTGTCCCGCATGCGTTCAGTCCTCATCTCACTCAAGCAGGCTCCGCTGGTTCGCTGA
- the CLTA gene encoding clathrin light chain A isoform X4 — protein sequence MSSSEAEALGAQAAGNGNGTLLLDGAEEDPAAAFLAQQENEIAGIESDEGYGILESGEVPPALQAADGFAAGAVDGVINGDVYQESNGPTDCYAAISQVDRLQSEPESIRKWREEQKERLEQLDANSRKQEAEWKEKAIKELEEWYARQDEKLQKTKASNRAAEEAFVNDAEDVFPGTEWERVAQLCDFNPKSSKQAKDVSRMRSVLISLKQAPLVR from the exons ATGTCGTCGTCGGAGGCGGAGGCGCTGGGCGCCCAGGCGGCCGGGAACGGCAACGGCACGCTGCTGCTGGACGGCGCCGAGGAGGACCCGGCCGCCGCCTTCCTGGCGCAGCAGGAGAACGAGATCGCGGGCATCGAGAGCGACGAGGGCTACGGCATCCTGGAGAGCGGCGAGGTGCCGCCCGCGCTGCAGGCCGCCGACGGGTTCGCAGCCG GTGCAGTTGATGGAGTGATTAATGGAGATGTCTATCAG GAGAGTAACGGTCCAACAGACTGCTATGCTGCCATATCACAAGTAGATCGACTGCAGTCAGAGCCAGAGAGCATTCGTAAGTGGAGAGAGGAGCAAAAGGAGCGCCTGGAGCAGCTTG ATGCTAACTCACGAAAGCAGGAAGCAGaatggaaagagaaagcaatAAAGGAGTTGGAGGAGTGGTATGCCAGGCAAGATGAAAAgctccagaaaacaaaagccagcAACAG GGCAGCTGAAGAAGCCTTTGTGAACGATGCAGAAGATGTATTTCCGGGCACTGAGTGGGAACGCGTGGCTCAGCTCTGTGACTTTAATCCCAAGTCTAGTAAGCAGGCTAAAGACGTGTCCCGCATGCGTTCAGTCCTCATCTCACTCAAGCAGGCTCCGCTGGTTCGCTGA